A window from Sphingobium sp. EM0848 encodes these proteins:
- a CDS encoding AMP-binding protein — translation MSLSLSGVDPARRDQLALADERVTYDWHQLDELLNRAANALNGLDLTERRVAVFAPNSAETVIAYVACLEAGISSVPVSFHLTPSEAAYILKDSGAVALLVGPETMEAGLAAAAEAGVKTVIGWRCPDREGVIHWEDWIAAASTDEPDPEVPPLPHLHYTSGTTGRPKATETPPPYFPRVATVKALAEAIRPKITPSPGIAVGPLYHTGPLGMARNVFGGMSLITVEHFDAEQTLALIEKYRVAGSVMVPTHFQRMLALPEEVRAKYDVSSIQRLAHTGAACPRAVKQAMIDWFGPVLVEAYGGTEAGSTTFITSQEWLERPGSVGKALPPFQTEIYGEDGQLLGPNEVGQVYFRDTSGHGIVYRGDPGKTAAAHISPGVFTLGEMGYVDAEGYLFITDRVSDMIVSGGVNIYPAESEHVLLRHPKVADVAVVAAPNAEMGEEARALVIPKDAGDPPTPQELNAFCRANLAGYKCPRGYEMVDDIGRTVMGKVNKKALRQRFWPSDRTIGG, via the coding sequence ATGTCTTTGAGCCTAAGCGGGGTCGATCCCGCGCGTCGCGACCAACTCGCCCTTGCCGATGAGCGGGTGACTTATGACTGGCACCAGTTGGACGAGTTGCTCAACCGGGCGGCCAATGCGCTGAATGGCCTTGACCTGACCGAGCGGCGGGTGGCGGTATTCGCGCCCAACAGCGCCGAGACGGTCATCGCCTATGTCGCCTGTCTGGAAGCGGGCATTTCGAGCGTGCCGGTGAGCTTTCACCTGACGCCTTCGGAGGCAGCCTATATTTTGAAGGACAGCGGTGCGGTGGCGTTGCTCGTCGGGCCGGAAACGATGGAGGCCGGGCTGGCCGCCGCCGCAGAGGCTGGCGTCAAGACGGTGATCGGCTGGCGTTGTCCGGATCGGGAGGGCGTCATCCATTGGGAAGACTGGATCGCCGCCGCTTCGACCGATGAACCCGATCCCGAAGTGCCGCCCCTGCCGCATCTCCATTACACGTCGGGCACGACCGGGCGGCCCAAGGCGACCGAGACGCCACCCCCCTATTTTCCGCGCGTCGCTACGGTAAAGGCTCTGGCCGAAGCGATCCGGCCCAAGATCACGCCTTCGCCGGGCATTGCGGTGGGGCCGCTTTATCATACCGGGCCGCTTGGCATGGCGCGCAATGTGTTTGGCGGCATGAGCCTCATCACAGTCGAGCATTTCGACGCGGAACAGACGCTGGCGCTGATCGAGAAATATAGGGTCGCAGGCTCCGTGATGGTGCCCACCCATTTCCAGCGGATGCTGGCACTGCCCGAAGAGGTGCGCGCCAAATATGATGTGTCGAGCATCCAGCGCCTCGCCCACACCGGCGCGGCCTGTCCCCGTGCGGTGAAGCAGGCGATGATCGACTGGTTCGGGCCGGTGCTGGTGGAGGCCTATGGCGGGACCGAGGCGGGGTCGACCACCTTCATCACTTCGCAGGAATGGCTGGAGCGGCCGGGGTCCGTGGGCAAGGCGCTCCCGCCCTTCCAGACGGAGATTTATGGCGAGGATGGGCAATTGCTGGGACCGAATGAGGTCGGGCAGGTCTATTTCCGCGACACCAGCGGCCATGGCATCGTCTATCGCGGCGACCCGGGAAAGACCGCCGCTGCCCATATCTCGCCGGGCGTCTTTACGCTGGGCGAGATGGGTTATGTGGATGCGGAGGGCTATCTCTTCATCACCGATCGCGTGTCGGACATGATCGTGAGCGGCGGGGTGAACATCTATCCCGCCGAGTCCGAACATGTGCTGCTGCGCCATCCCAAGGTGGCGGACGTCGCCGTGGTCGCCGCGCCCAATGCCGAAATGGGCGAGGAAGCGCGGGCGCTGGTCATTCCCAAGGATGCGGGCGATCCGCCGACTCCGCAAGAACTCAACGCCTTCTGCCGGGCGAACCTCGCTGGTTACAAATGCCCGCGTGGCTATGAGATGGTCGACGACATCGGCCGCACCGTCATGGGCAAGGTCAATAAGAAGGCGCTGCGCCAGCGCTTCTGGCCTTCTGATCGCACCATCGGGGGTTGA
- a CDS encoding PQQ-dependent dehydrogenase, methanol/ethanol family → MRFVLPLLLLLAACAPSGVAKRDGSDWPGYGGIDENHYSPLTQINDGNVGKLKLAWYHDITSGGASLSAPIAVDGIVYYASGYSVIHALDAATGRELWTYDPQSWKVAGQKMRAAWGIRGIAYDNGMVFTGTIDGRLIAINARSGHPVWTAQTIGKDDERYVTRAPWVFKGKVIIGHGGADFAPVRGYVTAYDQQTGKQLWRFYTVPGDPKLGFENKAMAMAAKTWTGQWWKYGGGGTAWNAMAYDPKYNRIYIGVGNGSPWNRKIRSPGGGDNLFLCSIVALDADTGEYVWHYQTNPGETWDFNSAMDMELTRLTIGGKERDVLMHAPKNGFFYVIDRATGKLISARNIVPVNWASGIDIKSGRPIENPAARYPDGKAAIVYPSPFGAHNIEAMSFNPGTGLVYIPTMDQGRVYIDTAEPFQGWKHLNGQRLSTGTGAPPPGVVPDRPATSFLLAWNPVTQSEAWRVPMQGIRGGGGTATTAGNLLFQGNAVGKFVAYAAKSGKPLWSFDAQTAVMAQPITYKARGRQYVTVIAGARFPSATGTGHEWNYRTQQWRVLTFALDGKAALPPVQPVETPVIDMPDFAVDPAKATIGAGVFGQRCSICHGANAVSGGMAPDLLQSGVPLDTASFKDVLHKGILRERGMPRFEELTDVEIEGLQHYFRQRAREVLAAQAAARPGAQTHRGLNEGQ, encoded by the coding sequence ATGCGTTTTGTCCTGCCCTTGTTATTATTGCTCGCCGCCTGCGCGCCCTCGGGTGTGGCGAAACGCGATGGCAGCGACTGGCCCGGCTATGGCGGCATCGATGAGAACCATTATAGCCCACTCACGCAGATCAATGATGGCAATGTCGGGAAGCTGAAGCTCGCCTGGTATCATGACATCACCAGCGGCGGGGCGAGCCTGTCCGCGCCGATCGCGGTGGACGGCATCGTCTATTATGCCTCGGGCTACAGCGTCATTCATGCGCTGGATGCCGCGACCGGGCGGGAATTGTGGACCTATGATCCGCAAAGCTGGAAGGTCGCCGGGCAGAAGATGCGCGCCGCCTGGGGCATCAGAGGCATCGCCTATGACAATGGCATGGTCTTTACCGGGACCATCGATGGCCGCCTGATCGCGATCAACGCCCGGTCCGGCCATCCCGTCTGGACCGCGCAGACCATCGGCAAGGATGACGAGCGCTATGTCACCCGCGCGCCCTGGGTGTTCAAGGGCAAGGTGATCATTGGCCATGGCGGGGCGGACTTCGCGCCGGTCCGGGGCTATGTGACCGCCTATGACCAGCAGACGGGGAAGCAGCTCTGGCGCTTCTATACCGTGCCGGGCGACCCGAAGCTGGGTTTCGAGAATAAGGCGATGGCGATGGCCGCCAAGACCTGGACCGGGCAATGGTGGAAATATGGCGGCGGCGGGACGGCCTGGAACGCCATGGCCTATGACCCCAAATATAACCGCATCTATATCGGGGTCGGCAATGGTTCTCCGTGGAACCGGAAGATCAGGTCGCCGGGGGGCGGGGACAATTTGTTCCTCTGCTCCATCGTCGCGCTGGACGCGGATACGGGCGAATATGTCTGGCATTATCAGACCAATCCCGGCGAGACATGGGACTTCAACAGCGCGATGGATATGGAGCTGACCCGGCTCACCATCGGGGGGAAAGAGCGCGATGTGCTGATGCACGCGCCGAAGAATGGCTTTTTCTATGTGATTGACCGGGCGACGGGGAAGCTGATCTCCGCCCGCAATATCGTGCCGGTCAACTGGGCGAGCGGCATCGACATCAAGAGCGGACGGCCGATCGAAAATCCGGCGGCGCGCTATCCGGACGGAAAAGCGGCGATCGTCTACCCCTCCCCCTTCGGTGCGCATAATATCGAGGCGATGTCGTTCAATCCGGGGACGGGCCTTGTTTATATCCCGACCATGGATCAGGGCCGCGTCTATATCGACACGGCTGAACCCTTTCAGGGCTGGAAGCATCTGAATGGCCAGCGGCTCAGCACTGGCACCGGCGCGCCGCCTCCGGGCGTGGTGCCGGATCGACCCGCAACCAGCTTCCTCCTCGCCTGGAATCCGGTGACGCAGAGCGAGGCCTGGCGCGTGCCGATGCAGGGCATAAGGGGCGGCGGCGGCACGGCGACCACGGCAGGCAATCTGCTGTTTCAGGGCAATGCGGTGGGCAAGTTCGTCGCCTATGCCGCGAAAAGCGGGAAGCCGCTCTGGTCCTTCGACGCGCAGACGGCGGTGATGGCGCAGCCGATCACCTACAAGGCGCGCGGCAGGCAATATGTGACGGTGATCGCAGGGGCACGTTTCCCCAGCGCCACCGGCACGGGGCATGAGTGGAATTACCGCACCCAACAATGGCGCGTCCTCACCTTCGCGCTAGATGGGAAGGCTGCCTTGCCACCAGTCCAACCCGTCGAAACGCCGGTCATCGACATGCCCGATTTCGCCGTCGATCCGGCCAAAGCCACCATCGGCGCAGGCGTTTTCGGACAGCGTTGCTCCATCTGTCACGGCGCCAATGCGGTGTCGGGCGGCATGGCGCCGGACCTGCTCCAGTCGGGCGTGCCGCTGGATACCGCCAGCTTCAAGGACGTGCTGCACAAGGGCATCCTGCGCGAACGAGGCATGCCGCGCTTCGAGGAACTGACCGACGTCGAGATCGAAGGTCTGCAACATTATTTCCGCCAACGCGCCCGCGAGGTTCTGGCCGCGCAAGCCGCCGCCAGGCCGGGCGCCCAGACACATAGAGGCTTGAATGAAGGTCAATGA
- a CDS encoding SDR family NAD(P)-dependent oxidoreductase, translating to MTNELDFTGKTVLVVGGSSGIGNGMAQAFRQRGAQVHVWGTRASAADYAGEEGSDLEGVGYTQVDVSDAAAIAAAPVPFDRLDVLIHSQGAVLYRRQEFEAEGWNKVMAVNLDSILHISNLCREALAAAKGSIIVVSSIGAFKATFGNPAYAASKAGAVNLVRALAIAWAGDGIRVNGIAPSLVDTKMTKVTMDNDERRNRALAKIPLGRFGSVEEMAGVALFLASPLSGYICGQTLVVDGGLTLT from the coding sequence TTGACCAACGAACTCGACTTCACCGGAAAGACGGTGCTGGTGGTCGGCGGATCGAGCGGCATCGGCAACGGCATGGCCCAAGCCTTCCGCCAGCGCGGCGCGCAGGTCCATGTCTGGGGCACGCGAGCCAGCGCGGCGGATTATGCGGGCGAGGAAGGCTCCGATTTGGAAGGCGTCGGCTATACTCAGGTCGATGTCAGCGATGCGGCGGCGATCGCGGCGGCGCCGGTGCCTTTCGACAGGCTCGACGTGCTGATCCATTCGCAGGGGGCGGTGCTCTACCGGCGGCAGGAGTTTGAGGCCGAGGGCTGGAACAAGGTGATGGCGGTCAATCTCGACTCCATCCTTCATATTTCCAACCTGTGCCGGGAAGCGCTCGCCGCCGCCAAGGGATCGATCATCGTCGTCAGTTCCATCGGCGCGTTCAAGGCGACCTTCGGCAATCCCGCCTATGCGGCGTCCAAGGCGGGCGCGGTCAATCTGGTGCGGGCGCTGGCGATTGCCTGGGCGGGCGACGGCATCCGCGTCAACGGTATCGCGCCCAGTCTGGTCGACACCAAGATGACCAAGGTGACGATGGACAATGACGAGCGACGGAACCGTGCGCTGGCGAAGATTCCGTTGGGGCGCTTCGGATCGGTCGAGGAAATGGCGGGCGTGGCGCTGTTCCTCGCTTCTCCCCTCTCCGGTTATATTTGCGGGCAGACTCTGGTCGTCGATGGCGGCCTCACGCTCACCTGA
- a CDS encoding TetR/AcrR family transcriptional regulator: MVRLQLAKADEVARSTAAEQLKKVALRLFAERGVDGVTVREIAAAAGQKNHGAVGYYFGSKEALVRAIVMDGAVALDRERNAALDSLEGQGGPRTIREVVDVLIRPVIALPDEHYVQFIVIFAMTHRDMMLDAIDPAWNSAYGRCLDHLRKLMPHLPAAIQNQRFVFMGAYISAVLSARQRALVDHSRDHPMWGNDASLEHFAQSLVALLAAPIDLPLEMLADIPRKEGFGLERPGPVG; this comes from the coding sequence ATGGTCAGACTTCAACTCGCCAAGGCCGATGAAGTGGCTCGCAGCACGGCTGCAGAGCAATTGAAGAAAGTCGCCCTGCGCCTGTTCGCGGAACGGGGCGTCGATGGCGTGACCGTGCGAGAAATCGCGGCGGCGGCGGGCCAGAAAAATCACGGCGCGGTCGGCTATTATTTCGGGTCCAAGGAAGCGCTGGTCCGCGCCATCGTTATGGACGGAGCGGTAGCGCTGGACCGGGAGCGCAATGCCGCGCTCGATTCGCTGGAGGGGCAGGGCGGTCCGCGCACGATCCGCGAGGTCGTCGATGTCCTGATCCGCCCAGTCATTGCCTTGCCGGATGAACATTATGTGCAGTTCATCGTCATCTTCGCCATGACCCACAGGGACATGATGCTGGATGCCATCGATCCCGCATGGAACAGCGCCTATGGCCGGTGCCTCGACCATTTGCGCAAGTTGATGCCGCATCTGCCGGCGGCCATTCAAAATCAGCGTTTCGTGTTCATGGGGGCTTATATCAGTGCCGTCCTGTCCGCGCGGCAACGTGCCCTTGTGGATCATAGTCGCGACCATCCCATGTGGGGCAATGATGCGAGCCTGGAGCATTTCGCCCAATCGCTCGTCGCCTTGCTGGCTGCGCCGATTGACCTGCCGCTGGAAATGTTGGCTGATATTCCCAGGAAAGAGGGTTTTGGGCTTGAACGCCCCGGCCCGGTGGGTTGA
- a CDS encoding MFS transporter, whose amino-acid sequence MSTQNQTDQASRLGTSWWMVAVLFGLYVLSWVDRLIVSMLVTPIKAHLLLSDVQISMITSTSFAIFYAIFGLPLGWAADRFSRRWIIFGGVVIWGIATTACGFAQTYKALLIGRIFVGVGEAALLPAAYSLIADAFPPHLLTRATSTFQMAGKVGSATAFALGGVAIAFAAAHTGIHIPFHGPAQPWQLVMMMVGLPGIIFALLLFTFPDPGRKKLPGAASVAASGEIRAFVSRNWKLLALMLLGTSCLAMCGYSMTNWVPAYIERHFGWKPVQYGLALSMMNIVSAVSLVVNGWIVDRLFAGGMKDAHLRFYGWLILGFLPVVGYMFFATNVYVFLACYCVAQFITVPFMVYVSSVMGLIAPATIRARMLAFFLFVFTILGLGAGPAIVAALTEYVFHDEGALGQSLAVVVTVCSVIALISFRMALRYLAPAIASRKDV is encoded by the coding sequence ATGAGTACGCAGAACCAGACCGACCAAGCCAGTCGATTGGGAACAAGCTGGTGGATGGTGGCGGTTCTGTTCGGGCTATATGTGCTGAGCTGGGTCGACCGGCTAATCGTGTCGATGCTGGTGACGCCGATCAAGGCGCATCTGCTGCTGTCCGATGTGCAGATCAGCATGATCACTTCGACCAGCTTTGCGATCTTCTATGCGATTTTCGGGCTGCCGCTCGGCTGGGCTGCGGATCGTTTTTCGCGGCGCTGGATCATCTTTGGCGGCGTGGTGATCTGGGGGATTGCGACCACGGCTTGCGGGTTCGCGCAGACCTATAAGGCTTTGCTGATCGGGCGGATTTTCGTGGGCGTGGGCGAGGCCGCGCTGCTGCCTGCCGCCTATTCGCTGATTGCCGATGCCTTCCCGCCGCATCTGCTGACGCGGGCGACCTCGACCTTTCAGATGGCGGGCAAGGTGGGGTCGGCGACCGCCTTTGCCTTGGGGGGCGTCGCCATTGCCTTTGCGGCGGCGCATACCGGCATCCACATTCCCTTTCATGGCCCGGCCCAGCCGTGGCAGCTCGTCATGATGATGGTCGGCCTGCCGGGGATCATCTTCGCGCTGCTGCTGTTCACCTTTCCTGATCCGGGCCGCAAGAAGCTGCCGGGCGCGGCCTCCGTCGCCGCTTCGGGGGAAATCCGGGCCTTCGTTTCACGCAACTGGAAGCTGCTGGCGCTGATGCTATTGGGCACCTCCTGCCTTGCCATGTGCGGCTATTCGATGACCAACTGGGTGCCCGCCTATATCGAGCGGCATTTCGGCTGGAAACCAGTGCAATATGGGCTGGCGCTCAGCATGATGAACATTGTGTCGGCCGTGTCGCTGGTGGTGAATGGCTGGATCGTCGACCGTCTGTTCGCGGGCGGCATGAAGGACGCGCATCTGCGCTTCTATGGCTGGCTGATCCTGGGGTTCCTGCCGGTCGTCGGCTATATGTTCTTCGCCACCAACGTCTATGTGTTCCTCGCCTGCTATTGCGTGGCGCAGTTCATCACCGTGCCGTTCATGGTCTATGTGTCGTCGGTCATGGGGCTGATCGCTCCCGCCACGATCCGGGCGCGGATGCTGGCATTCTTCCTGTTCGTCTTCACCATTCTCGGCCTCGGCGCGGGGCCAGCGATCGTCGCGGCGCTGACCGAATATGTGTTCCATGACGAGGGCGCGCTGGGGCAGTCGCTCGCCGTCGTGGTGACGGTCTGTTCGGTGATCGCCTTGATCTCCTTCCGCATGGCGCTGCGCTATCTGGCGCCCGCCATTGCTTCCCGAAAGGACGTTTGA
- a CDS encoding 3-hydroxyacyl-CoA dehydrogenase NAD-binding domain-containing protein — translation MKVNDVVTYEVEGPIAVITVNSPPVNALSNAVRQGVAGAVQTAIGDSSVGAMVLICEGRTFFAGADITEFGKPPVEPTLRNLQLVVENATKPVIAAIHGTALGGGLELALVAHYRIAVPSAKCGLPEVNLGLLPGAGGTQRLPRIVGVEKALDLITSGAPVGAKAAKEMGLVDELAAEGNLRADAIAFANRVLEEKCPLLKVRDRTEKLDEARGKPEIFADFRKANAKKFRGFNAPEAIIRCIEGALEKPFDEGMVYERQLFNELQEDSQSAAQRHVFFAERQAAKIDGIPADTPALPIARVGVIGAGTMGGGIAMNFANVGIPVTLVETNEEALFRGLRIIRGNYETTAKKGRMKPEDVDTRMGLLTGSVAMEDLADCDLIIEAVFENLDVKREVFGKLDRIAKPGAILATNTSYLDIDDIAVATSRPESVCGLHFFSPANVMKLLEVVRTKDTKPEITVTAMKLAKTIGKIGVLVGNGFGFVGNRILAARNTQADLLVLEGATPWAVDKILYDFGFAMGHFQMRDLVGLDVGWTREATSSANVREILNEMGRHGQKTKGGYYDYDENRKQTPSPIAMQVIEDFAAKQGIARREVSDAEIHDRILFAMVNEGARILDEGIASRASDIDIVWITGYGWPKYRGGPMFWADLQGLPTVLEKLKALEATHGEAFKPSPLIERLVAKGKGFKDA, via the coding sequence ATGAAGGTCAATGACGTCGTCACCTATGAGGTGGAAGGCCCCATCGCGGTCATCACGGTCAACTCGCCGCCGGTGAACGCGCTTTCCAATGCCGTGCGGCAGGGCGTCGCGGGCGCGGTACAGACCGCCATCGGCGACAGCAGCGTGGGCGCGATGGTGCTGATCTGCGAGGGGCGCACCTTCTTCGCCGGGGCGGACATCACCGAATTCGGCAAGCCGCCTGTCGAGCCGACCCTGCGCAACCTCCAACTGGTCGTGGAGAACGCCACCAAGCCAGTGATCGCCGCCATCCATGGCACGGCGCTGGGCGGCGGGCTGGAACTGGCGCTGGTGGCCCATTATCGCATTGCCGTGCCTTCGGCCAAATGCGGGCTGCCGGAGGTGAATCTCGGCCTGCTGCCGGGCGCCGGCGGCACGCAGCGTTTGCCGCGCATCGTCGGGGTCGAAAAGGCGCTGGATCTCATCACCTCCGGCGCGCCGGTCGGGGCAAAGGCCGCGAAGGAGATGGGGCTGGTCGATGAACTGGCGGCAGAGGGCAATCTGCGCGCCGACGCCATCGCCTTTGCGAACCGAGTGCTGGAGGAAAAGTGCCCCTTGCTCAAGGTCCGCGACCGCACCGAAAAGCTGGACGAAGCACGCGGCAAGCCGGAAATCTTCGCGGATTTCAGAAAGGCCAATGCCAAGAAATTCCGCGGCTTCAACGCTCCAGAAGCAATCATCCGCTGCATCGAGGGGGCGCTGGAAAAGCCCTTTGACGAGGGCATGGTCTATGAGCGCCAGTTGTTCAATGAACTTCAGGAAGACAGCCAGTCCGCCGCCCAGCGTCATGTCTTCTTCGCGGAGCGGCAGGCGGCCAAGATTGACGGCATTCCCGCCGACACGCCCGCTCTGCCCATCGCCAGGGTCGGCGTGATCGGCGCGGGCACCATGGGCGGCGGCATCGCGATGAACTTCGCCAATGTCGGCATCCCCGTGACCCTTGTGGAGACGAATGAGGAGGCTCTGTTCCGGGGCCTGCGCATCATTCGCGGCAATTATGAAACCACCGCGAAGAAGGGCAGGATGAAGCCCGAGGATGTCGATACCCGCATGGGCCTGCTGACCGGCTCTGTCGCGATGGAGGATCTGGCCGACTGCGACCTCATCATCGAGGCGGTTTTCGAGAATCTCGACGTCAAGCGCGAAGTGTTCGGCAAGCTCGACAGGATAGCCAAGCCCGGCGCGATCCTCGCCACCAACACCAGCTATCTCGACATTGACGACATCGCCGTCGCCACTTCCCGGCCGGAGAGCGTCTGCGGCCTGCACTTCTTCTCACCCGCCAATGTGATGAAACTGCTGGAAGTGGTCCGCACCAAGGATACGAAACCCGAAATCACCGTCACCGCCATGAAACTCGCCAAGACCATCGGCAAGATCGGCGTGCTGGTGGGCAATGGCTTTGGCTTTGTCGGCAACCGCATCCTTGCTGCGCGCAACACGCAGGCGGACCTGCTGGTGCTGGAGGGCGCAACGCCATGGGCCGTGGACAAGATACTCTATGACTTCGGCTTTGCCATGGGGCATTTCCAGATGCGCGATCTGGTGGGGCTCGACGTCGGCTGGACCCGCGAGGCGACCAGTTCCGCCAATGTGCGGGAAATCCTCAATGAAATGGGCCGCCATGGGCAGAAAACAAAGGGCGGCTATTATGACTATGACGAGAACCGCAAGCAGACGCCCTCCCCCATCGCCATGCAGGTTATCGAGGATTTCGCTGCCAAGCAGGGCATCGCCCGGCGCGAGGTGAGCGACGCAGAAATCCACGACCGCATCCTCTTCGCCATGGTGAATGAGGGTGCGCGTATTCTTGATGAAGGCATCGCGTCACGGGCGTCGGATATCGATATCGTCTGGATCACCGGTTACGGCTGGCCGAAATATCGTGGCGGCCCGATGTTCTGGGCGGATTTGCAGGGCCTCCCGACCGTACTCGAAAAGCTGAAGGCGCTCGAAGCCACCCATGGCGAGGCATTCAAGCCCTCCCCATTGATCGAACGGCTGGTGGCCAAGGGCAAGGGGTTCAAGGACGCATGA
- a CDS encoding acyl-CoA dehydrogenase family protein, translated as MDFEYSDKVKALRAQLIDFMDAHVYPIEKERDHFHHDPANLWKRWPGTEEIKAKAKEAGLWNLFLPHEYGEWSPGLTNLEYAPLAEIMGRVIGSSEYFNCSAPDTGNMEVLARYGTPEQQEKWLKPLLDGTIRSSYVMTEPEVASSDATNVSTTIIADGDDYVINGRKWWISGALDPNTKLFILLGKTPNDGPRHQQHSQILIPAGTPGIEIIRPLDVLNAVHSPGGHAEMLFKDVRVPKANLILGEGRGFEIAQGRLGPGRIHHCMRLIGQAQRALEYMARRVNNRVAFGRKLADQGSIRQDIALSFCEIEQARLLTLKAADAMDRYGNKVAKDLIAAIKIVAPRMTQTVADRAMQVFGGIGISSDFPPAAAFMNARYLRFADGPDEVHMAQLGKLKIAELNELPVR; from the coding sequence ATGGACTTCGAATATTCCGACAAGGTGAAGGCGCTGAGGGCGCAGCTCATCGATTTCATGGACGCGCATGTCTATCCGATCGAGAAGGAGCGTGACCATTTCCACCATGATCCGGCGAACCTGTGGAAGCGCTGGCCGGGAACGGAAGAGATCAAGGCCAAGGCGAAGGAAGCCGGTCTGTGGAACCTGTTCCTGCCGCATGAATATGGCGAATGGAGTCCAGGTTTAACCAATCTGGAATATGCGCCGCTGGCCGAGATCATGGGCCGCGTGATCGGGTCGTCGGAATATTTCAACTGCTCCGCGCCGGATACGGGCAATATGGAAGTGCTGGCCCGCTATGGCACGCCGGAACAGCAGGAGAAGTGGCTGAAGCCGCTGCTCGATGGCACGATCCGTTCCTCCTATGTGATGACGGAGCCGGAGGTCGCCTCCTCGGACGCGACCAATGTTTCCACCACCATCATCGCGGATGGTGATGATTATGTGATCAATGGCCGGAAATGGTGGATTTCGGGCGCGCTCGATCCCAATACGAAGCTGTTCATCCTGCTTGGCAAGACGCCCAATGACGGGCCGCGTCACCAGCAGCATTCGCAGATCCTCATCCCCGCCGGTACGCCCGGCATCGAGATCATCCGACCGCTCGATGTGCTGAACGCGGTGCATTCGCCCGGCGGCCATGCCGAGATGCTGTTCAAGGATGTGCGCGTGCCCAAGGCGAACCTCATTCTTGGCGAAGGGCGCGGGTTCGAGATCGCGCAGGGTCGCCTTGGGCCGGGTCGCATCCATCACTGCATGCGGCTCATCGGGCAGGCGCAGCGGGCGCTGGAATATATGGCGCGGCGGGTGAACAACCGGGTCGCCTTCGGCCGCAAGCTCGCGGATCAGGGGAGCATTCGGCAGGACATCGCCCTCTCCTTCTGCGAGATCGAGCAGGCGCGGTTGCTGACGCTGAAGGCCGCCGATGCGATGGACCGCTATGGCAACAAGGTCGCCAAGGACCTGATCGCCGCCATCAAGATCGTCGCTCCGCGCATGACCCAGACGGTCGCGGATCGCGCCATGCAGGTGTTTGGCGGCATCGGCATTTCGAGCGATTTCCCGCCTGCCGCCGCCTTCATGAACGCGCGTTACCTGCGCTTCGCTGATGGGCCGGACGAGGTACATATGGCGCAGCTTGGCAAGCTCAAGATCGCTGAACTCAACGAACTGCCGGTGCGGTAA
- a CDS encoding phosphotransferase family protein — MESAVDIESLAAWMTDQGLGSGPLTNVTPLAGGTQNILLRFSRDGRDYVFRRPPAHPRPNSNETMRREARVLRALAGTAVPHPALIADCGDESVLGVAFYLMEPVNGFNPVGQLPEPHASSSDMRHVMGLALVDGIAALGALDHEALGLADFGKPENFLGRQVDRWRSQLAGYAEFDGWTGPEVLPSVAAVGDWLERHRPERFKPGIMHGDYHLANVMYRPDGPELAAIIDWELATIGDPLLDLGWVLATWPDGKSESTVSVTPWEGFPTAGELVTRYAEGSARDLSAVDWYHVLACYKLGILLEGTYARACAGKAPRETGDKLHGRAIHLFERAEALIR; from the coding sequence GTGGAATCAGCGGTCGACATCGAGTCGCTGGCGGCGTGGATGACGGATCAGGGGCTTGGCTCCGGTCCGCTGACCAACGTGACGCCGCTTGCGGGAGGGACGCAGAATATCCTGCTGCGCTTCAGCCGTGACGGGCGCGATTATGTGTTCCGGCGTCCGCCTGCGCACCCCCGCCCGAACAGCAATGAGACGATGCGGCGGGAGGCTCGCGTGCTGCGTGCGCTGGCCGGGACGGCGGTGCCGCATCCGGCGCTGATCGCCGATTGTGGCGACGAGAGCGTGCTGGGCGTCGCCTTCTATCTGATGGAGCCGGTGAATGGCTTCAATCCGGTCGGGCAGTTGCCGGAACCGCATGCCAGTTCGTCGGATATGCGCCATGTCATGGGATTGGCGCTGGTGGACGGGATCGCGGCCTTGGGGGCACTGGATCATGAAGCGTTGGGCTTGGCCGATTTCGGCAAGCCGGAGAATTTTCTGGGGCGGCAGGTGGATCGCTGGCGCTCGCAACTGGCTGGCTATGCCGAATTTGATGGTTGGACGGGACCAGAGGTGCTGCCTTCGGTTGCGGCGGTCGGGGACTGGCTGGAGCGGCATCGACCAGAGCGGTTCAAACCCGGCATCATGCATGGCGACTATCATCTCGCCAATGTGATGTATCGGCCGGATGGACCGGAGCTGGCGGCGATCATCGACTGGGAACTGGCGACGATTGGCGATCCGCTGCTGGACCTTGGCTGGGTACTCGCGACTTGGCCGGATGGAAAATCGGAAAGTACCGTATCGGTTACGCCGTGGGAGGGATTTCCGACCGCTGGTGAGTTGGTGACGCGCTATGCGGAAGGGTCGGCGCGCGATCTGTCGGCGGTTGACTGGTATCATGTGCTGGCCTGCTACAAGCTCGGCATCCTGCTGGAGGGCACTTACGCCCGCGCCTGCGCCGGGAAGGCGCCGCGCGAGACCGGCGACAAACTCCACGGCCGGGCCATTCATCTTTTCGAGCGCGCCGAAGCGCTGATCCGCTGA